In the genome of Vicia villosa cultivar HV-30 ecotype Madison, WI linkage group LG7, Vvil1.0, whole genome shotgun sequence, one region contains:
- the LOC131618859 gene encoding uncharacterized protein LOC131618859: protein MPPKLKDPGSFSIPCNIGKIFIDKALCDLGASISLMTLSICEKLNMGDLRPTKMSVQLADRYVKYPVGVLENVPVRIGQFYIPTDFIIMDIKEDVNTPIILGRPFLATAGAIIDVKKGKLTFEVGEEKVEFILTQFLQAPTIEDTCYLVDVIDECVREIGLSEESYSEVIDSDAPDFRR from the coding sequence atgccaCCTAAGCTGAAAGACCCAGGAAGTTTCTCCATACCCTGCAATATAGGAAAAATTTTCATAGACAAAGCTTTATGCGACTTAGGAGCTAGTATTAGCCTAATGACTTTGTCCATCTGCGAGAAACTAAACATGGGAGATCTAAGACCAACCAAGATGTCAGTACAACTTGCAGACCGATATGTCAAGTATCCTGTAGGTGTTCTCGAAAATGTACCCGTCCGCATTGGACAATTCTACATCCCTACGGATTTCATAATTATGGACATAAAGGAAGACGTCAATACTCCTATAATCTTAGGAAGACCTTTCCTAGCTACCGCTGGAGCCATTATAGACGTAAAGAAAGGCAAGTTGACATTCGAAGTAGGTGAGGAGAAGGTCGAGTTTATTCTAACACAATTCCTTCAAGCCCCAACTATAGAAGATACATGTTATCTGGTGGATGTTATTGATGAATGTGTAAGAGAGATAGGACTATCAGAAGAATCTTACTCTGAAGTTATAGACTCCGATGCCCCTGATTTTCGAAGATGA